A genomic stretch from Malus domestica chromosome 15, GDT2T_hap1 includes:
- the LOC103425292 gene encoding GDSL esterase/lipase At1g71691, with protein sequence MLLLQIQQLHFFSLSRSLSLSLPPRPSQNINIQPLMARHLPSSSIRLFSLVILVMVVLEAGEVWCLDVNLSSPSAGGGGGGGGRRLLSETVPAMFIFGDSLIDNGNNNDLPSFAKANYFPYGIDFNGGPTGRFSNGYTMVDEIAELLGLPLIPAHSEASGDQMRHGVNYASAAAGILDDTGGNFVGRIPFSEQIRNFQNTLDQITDNLGADDAARSIAKCIYFVGMGSNDYLNNYLMPNYQTRNQYNAQQYADLLAQEYTQQLTRLYNLGARKFVIAGLGRMGCIPSILAQNPSGTCSDEVNRLVLPFNTNVKTMINNLNTNLPGSKFIYVDIARMFEDMLLNSRSYGFSIANRGCCGIGRNRGQVTCLPFQTPCPNRDQYIFWDAFHPTSAVNIIIGRKAFSGDRTEVYPMNIQQLATLDIESNQ encoded by the exons ATGCTCCTCCTGCAAATACAGCAACTacatttcttctctctctctcgctctctctctctctctctccccccccgaCCATCTCAAAACATCAATATTCAGCCATTGATGGCTAGGCACCTTCCAAGTAGCAGTATTAGGTTGTTCTCTTTGGTTATTTTGGTGATGGTGGTACTGGAAGCTGGAGAAGTTTGGTGCCTAGACGTGAACTTATCATCACCGTCAGccggtggcggtggcggtggcggtgggAGGAGATTGTTGTCAGAAACGGTGCCTGCCATGTTTATATTTGGAGACTCTCTAATTGACAATGGGAATAACAACGACCTTCCGTCATTTGCCAAGGCTAACTATTTCCCTTATGGCATTGATTTCAATGGCGGTCCTACTGGCCGTTTTTCTAATGGTTACACCATGGTTGATGAAAtag CTGAACTGCTAGGACTTCCCTTGATTCCTGCTCACTCTGAAGCTTCTGGTGATCAAATGCGCCATGGAGTCAATTATGCATCTGCAGCTGCTGGAATCCTTGATGACACTGGCGGAAACTTT GTGGGAAGAATACCTTTTAgtgaacaaataaggaactttCAGAATACACTTGATCAGATAACAGACAATCTTGGTGCTGATGATGCTGCTCGATCGATTGCCAAGTGCATCTACTTCGTTGGAATGGGCAGCAATGACTACCTAAACAATTACCTTATGCCCAACTATCAAACTAGGAATCAGTACAATGCCCAACAATATGCTGATCTCTTGGCTCAAGAATATACACAGCAGCTCACT AGACTTTACAATCTTGGTGCCCGAAAATTTGTCATTGCTGGATTAGGGAGAATGGGTTGCATTCCAagtattttggcccaaaatcCAAGTGGAACCTGCTCGGATGAAGTGAATCGCCTTGTTCTACCTTTTAATACAAATGTGAAGACAATGATCAACAATCTTAATACCAACTTACCAGGCTCAAAGTTCATTTACGTAGACATTGCTCGTATGTTCGAAGACATGCTCCTCAATTCTAGATCCTATG GATTCAGCATTGCAAATCGTGGATGCTGCGGTATTGGGCGTAACAGAGGCCAAGTTACATGTCTTCCTTTCCAAACACCATGCCCAAATCGAGACCAATATATCTTCTGGGATGCATTCCACCCGACATCAGCGGTGAACATCATAATTGGGAGGAAAGCTTTCAGCGGGGACCGTACCGAGGTTTATCCCATGAACATACAGCAGCTTGCCACTCTTGACATTGAAAGCAACCAGTAG
- the LOC103402107 gene encoding uncharacterized protein: MSKSKKQLMSSAPWRVEEEAEDEFPEGKLKVTSQPGSTPTMHVPRKKTKRSQDQDDQDSLTEIDPELRYSFQRNFQFLQRVFSIDTVVKPLPPAMAYNVSRNLNFFTRIFTQFFDPEGIANAQKSLGLGQEEKVRKVR; encoded by the exons ATGTCGAAGTCGAAGAAGCAGTTGATGTCTTCAGCTCCGTGGAGGGTGGAAGAAGAGGCGGAGGATGAATTCCCAGAAGGGAAGCTTAAGGTGACGAGTCAGCCAGGGTCGACTCCAACCATGCACGTCCCTCGCAAGAAAACCAAGCGCTCTCAGGACCAAGACGATCAAGATTCTCTCACGGAGATCGATCCTGAGCTCCGCTACAGCTTCCAGCGCAACTTTCAG TTCCTTCAACGGGTGTTCAGCATTGATACTGTCGTGAAACCTCTTCCTCCCGCCATGGCATACAATGTCTCCCGCAACTTGAACTTCTTCACTCGTATTTTCACACAGTTCTTTG ATCCTGAAGGTATTGCAAATGCGCAAAAATCACTTGGGCTAGGACAGGAAGAAAAAGTTCGTAAAGTTCGTTGA
- the LOC114821433 gene encoding pentatricopeptide repeat-containing protein At4g28010-like, with the protein MFHVGVRPSFISLSCLVACFVNTHHPEFAPRVLGLLLKRGFQLSPYVLNLTLKGLCANDEVNKAMELFRVTGRNYVTPDIVSYNTLINGLCRAKILKEATELLVDMELSESDPNVKTYSTLINGFCKDWSFDIGKEIFDEMLKKGIPPNVKGYKSHGAIQSNVIEGEEPNTVTYNVMIDGLCKKGLVDEAFKIFEMMKGKGKQPDTITYNMLLMGLSCHVKVDEAMKLFSVISKDENLLEPDVIVVDNCKCTISSK; encoded by the exons ATGTTTCATGTTGGTGTTCGTCCGAGTTTTATATCATTGAGTTGTTTAGTTGCTTGTTTTGTTAACACCCATCACCCCGAATTTGCACCCAGGGTATTGGGGTTGTTGTTAAAGCGTGGATTTCAGTTGAGTCCGTATGTTCTGAATCTTACATTGAAGGGTTTGTGCGCTAACGATGAGGTTAACAAGGCAATGGAGTTGTTTCGTGTAACGGGAAGAAATTATGTAACCCCGGATATTGTTAGTTACAACACTCTTATAAATGGACTTTGCAGGGCTAAAATTTTGAAAGAAGCAACGGAGTTGCTGGTTGATATGGAATTGTCTGAATCTGACCCGAATGTGAAGACATACAGCACTTTGATCAATGGATTTTGCAAGGATT GGAGTTTTGATATAGGCAAAGAAATTTTTGATGAGATGTTAAAGAAGGGTATTCCTCCTAATGTG aaggGATACAAAAGCCATGGAGCTATTCAGTCTAATGTTATCGAGGGTGAAGAGCCTAACACTGTAACGTACAATGTTATGATTGATGGACTGTGCAAGAAAGGTTTGGTGGACGAGGCTTTTAAGATTTTCGAAATGATGAAGGGTAAGGGGAAGCAGCCTGATACAATTACATACAACATGTTACTGATGGGACTTTCTTGTCATGTGAAGGTAGATGAGGCAATGAAACTTTTCAGTGTGATATCAAAGGATGAGAACCTTCTTGAGCCAGATGTAATTGTTGTTGATAATTGCAAGTGTACAATATCGTCCAAGTAA